ACGACCTTCTTCGTATTCCCGCACCGGCAGAATGGCGGTGATACGCTCATTTGGCTCCAGCGGCAACAAGTTGACGATCGGACGACCACGTGCGCCACGACTGGCCTCCGGCAACTGATAGACCTTCATCCAATAGAGACGGCCACGGCTGGAGAAGCACAAAATAGTATCGTGGGTGTTGGCGACCAGCAGGCGATCAATGAAGTCTTCTTCTTTGATACGCGCAGCCGATTTACCTTTACCACCACGACGCTGAGCTTCGTAATCAGACAGAGGTTGGTATTTGACATAGCCCTGATGGGACAATGTCACAACCACATCTTCCTGATTAATCAGGTCTTCAATATTGATGTCAGAGGTATTCGCTGTGATTTCAGTTCGACGCACGTCGTTATATTGCTCTTTAATAGCAACTAACTCTTCACGGATAACTTCCATCAAGCGCTCTGGATTTTCCAGAATAAAGATCAGCTCGGCAATGACAGTCAGCAGCTCTTTATACTCATCCAGCAGTTTTTCATGCTCCAGGCCGGTTAGTTTCTGCAAACGCAGATCCAAAATCGCCTGAGCTTGCTGCTCGGTGAGATAATATTTGCCGTCACGGATACCGAACTCAGCTTCCAGCCATTCAGGGCGGGCAGCATCACCACCGGCACGTTCCAACATGGCGGCAACGTTACCTAACTCCCATGAGCTGGCAATCAAGCCGGCTTTCGCTTCGGCAGGTGTTGCTGCACGGCGGATCAACTCGATAATCGGATCGATGTTAGCCAGTGCAATAGCCAGCGCTTCAAGGATATGCGCGCGGTCACGTGCTTTACGCAGTTCAAAAATGGTACGGCGAGTCACCACTTCACGGCGGTGGCGCACGAAAGCAACCAAAATGTCTTTCAGGTTAAGCAACTTAGGCTGCCCTTGAGACAGAGCCACCATATTGATACCGAAAGTCACCTGCAATTGCGTCAGAGAATAGAGGTTGTTCAGAACCACTTCCCCGACAGCATCACGTTTGATTTCAATCACGATACGCATGCCGTCTTTATCAGACTCATCACGCAACGCACTGATGCCTTCTACGCGTTTTTCTTTAACCAGCTCGGCGATTTTTTCAATCAACCGCGCCTTGTTCACCTGATACGGGATCTCGTGAACAATAATGGTTTCGCGACCGGTTTTAGCGTCAGCCTCAACTTCAGCACGGGCACGGATATACACCTTGCCACGGCCAGTACGATAAGCTTCTTCAATACCACGGCGACCATTGATAATCGCAGCAGTTGGGAAATCTGGCCCCGGGATGTACTCCATCAACCCTTCAATGGTGATGTTTTCATCTTCGATATAGGCCAGACAGCCATCAATAACCTCAGAAAGGTTATGCGGCGGAATATTGGTTGCCATACCGACAGCAATACCTGACGAGCCGTTAACCAGCAAGTTAGGGATTCGGGTTGGCATTACGGCAGGAATTTGCTCCGTACCGTCATAGTTCGGCACGAAGTCGACGGTATCTTTTTCTAAGTCCGCCAACAATTCGTGAGCAATTTTAGACATACGGATTTCGGTATAACGCATCGCTGCGGCGGAGTCGCCATCAACGGAACCGAAGTTGCCCTGCCCATCCACCAGCATATAGCGCAGTGAGAACGGCTGGGCCATACGCACAATTGTGTCGTAGACCGCGCTGTCACCATGCGGGTGATATTTACCGATAACGTCCCCGACTACACGGGCCGATTTTTTGTATGGCTTATTCCAGTCATTACCCAGTACATTCATCGCAAACAGTACGCGACGGTGCACCGGTTTCAGTCCATCCCGGACATCTGGTAACGCACGTCCGACAATAACGGACATCGCATAATCCAGATAGGAGCTTTTCAGCTCTTCCTCGATGTTGACCGGTGTTATTTCTCTGGCAAGGTCGCTCATTGAGCCGCTATCCCTCTACTAATTACCGGATTTAAAGGTACGAAACTATATCACAAATCGCAGATTTTGGCGAAACTACGTGATGTTTGTCGAAACGACTTTATGTCGAGCTTATCCGCCTAACTTAACGGTATTATTCTGCGTCAATTGGAAGGGAACATGTATAATCTGCGCAAAGAAACAGAACAGTGAGAACTCTCCATGCGTGTAGATAACACCGCTAGCCATCAGAACGTCGATGAACAAGAAATCGCCAAGTTTGAGGCAGTTGCCTCCCGCTGGTGGGATTTAGAAGGTGAATTCAAACCTCTTCATCGCATTAACCCGCTGCGTCTTGATTATATTTTACAGCGCGCTGGCGGTATTTTTGATAAGAAAGTGCTGGATGTCGGTTGCGGTGGTGGCATTTTAGCTGAAAGCATGGCGCGTGAAGGTGCGCAAGTTACCGGGTTGGATATGGGTTACGAGCCGCTGCAAGTGGCTCGATTACATGCACTGGAAACCGGTACCAAGCTTGATTATGTTCAGGAAACAGTCGAAAGCCACGCGCAAAAACACCCGCAGTATTACGATGTTGTAACCTGTATGGAGATGCTCGAGCACGTCCCAGATCCTGCTTCGGTTATTCGCGCCTGCGCACAACTGGTCAAACCCGACGGTCACGTTTTCTTTTCGACCATTAATCGCAATACCAAATCGTGGCTGATGGCCGTGGTTGGTGCGGAATATGTATTGAAGATGGTACCGAAAGGCACCCATGATGCGAAAAAGTTTATCCGCCCGTCAGAACTGATTGGTTGGGTGGACCAAACCCCACTGCGCGAACGCCATATTATTGGATTGCATTACAATCCGATAACAGACCATTTCAAGCTGGGCCGTAATGTTGATGTGAATTATATGGTGCACACTCAACGAGATGAAGCATAAAGCATTGGTTATTACTGTCAGGGAGTCAGTCACTTGACTGCTCTCTGATGGAGCACATTGCCTTAATGTATTCATTTTTTTGTGTCATCGCGCACCATTTTGTCGCTTTATACAGCGTATATCATGAAATTCGGCAGAAACCGTCTTTTTGAACCAAAAAAGCGATAAGTTATGCCGTTTTTTGCTTATGTTTAATAAACCGGCAAACAGTCAATTTTTTAAAATTTTCGGTAAAATCTTATCCCCCAGAGTGTCGGGCAGCGAGCCCCAGTAATGACGCCGCCTGTGAGCCTTTCGTAACAATTCACCCCCAAGTTATCCACACAATTTAGCGATCTTGTTCACTTGCCAAAAGTCTCAATACTCACTATCTTGTTATCTATCCACTACCCACCCCCTATATATTGTGTTTACATACTGAACAATACACTACGACCTCAGTGATTATCTTAATCATGGAGTGCGTAAATTTGTGCTGTATAGACACTGAGTAAGGGGAACAAAGGTCACGAACACATGAACCAAAGCCTACTTGTTACTAAACGCGATGGCAGTAAAGAACGCATCAATCTGGATAAAATCCACCGGGTCATCGACTGGGCCGCGGAAGGTTTACATAACGTCTCAGTATCTCAAGTAGAATTGCGTTCACACATTCAGTTTTATGATGGCATTAAAACTGCTGATATTCATGAAACCATTATCAAAGCTGCCGCCGATCTTATCTCGCGCGATGCACCGGATTACCAATATCTGGCCGCGCGTCTGGCTATCTTCCATCTGCGCAAAAAAGCCTATGGTCAGTTTGAACCGCCAAAATTATTCGCCCATGTGACGAAAATGGTGGAGATGGGTAAATACGATAAACATCTGCTGGAAGATTACACCGCAGAAGAGTTCGAACAGATGGACACTTTCATCGACCATTGGCGCGATATGAACTTCTCCTATGCTGCTGTTAAGCAGTTGGAAGGCAAATATTTGGTGCAAAACCGCGTCAGCGACGAGATCTATGAAAGTGCCCAATTCCTGTACATTCTGGTTTCCGCCTGCTTGTTCTCTAATTACCCGCGCGAAACCCGAATGGATTACATCAAGCGTTTCTATGATGCTATCTCTACCTTTAAGATCTCATTGCCAACGCCAATTATGTCCGGCGTCCGCACCCCGACCCGTCAGTTCAGTTCTTGCGTGTTGATCGAGTGTGGTGACAGCCTGGATTCCATCAATGCCACTTCCAGCGCCATTGTGAAATATGTGTCACAACGCGCCGGTATCGGCATCAATGCGGGCCGTATTCGTGCACTGGGTAGCCCAATTCGCGGCGGTGAAGCTTTCCATACCGGTTGTATTCCGTTCTATAAACACTTCCAAACTGCGGTGAAATCCTGTTCGCAGGGGGGGGTACGTGGTGGTGCCGCCACGCTGTTCTACCCGATGTGGCATTTGGAAGTTGAAAGCCTGCTGGTGCTGAAAAACAACCGTGGGGTGGAAGGCAACCGCGTGCGTCATATGGATTACGGCGTACAAATCAACAAACTGATGTATCAGCGCTTGCTGAAAGGTGAAGATATCACCCTGTTCAGCCCATCTGATGTTCCAGGATTGTATGACGCGTTCTTCGCCGATCAAGACGAATTTGAGCGCCTTTATACTCAATACGAACAAGATGACAGCATCCGTAAACAACGTGTCAAAGCGGTTGAGTTATTCTCTTTGATGATGCAAGAACGTGCTTCTACTGGCCGTATCTATATTCAGAACGTGGATCACTGCAACACCCACAGCCCGTTTGACCCGAAAATTGCGCCGGTGCGCCAGTCAAACCTGTGTCTGGAAATTGCTTTGCCAACCAAGCCGTTAAATGACATTAACGACGAAAATGGTGAAATCGCGCTCTGTACCTTGTCGGCG
The sequence above is drawn from the Yersinia enterocolitica subsp. enterocolitica genome and encodes:
- the gyrA gene encoding DNA topoisomerase (ATP-hydrolyzing) subunit A gives rise to the protein MSDLAREITPVNIEEELKSSYLDYAMSVIVGRALPDVRDGLKPVHRRVLFAMNVLGNDWNKPYKKSARVVGDVIGKYHPHGDSAVYDTIVRMAQPFSLRYMLVDGQGNFGSVDGDSAAAMRYTEIRMSKIAHELLADLEKDTVDFVPNYDGTEQIPAVMPTRIPNLLVNGSSGIAVGMATNIPPHNLSEVIDGCLAYIEDENITIEGLMEYIPGPDFPTAAIINGRRGIEEAYRTGRGKVYIRARAEVEADAKTGRETIIVHEIPYQVNKARLIEKIAELVKEKRVEGISALRDESDKDGMRIVIEIKRDAVGEVVLNNLYSLTQLQVTFGINMVALSQGQPKLLNLKDILVAFVRHRREVVTRRTIFELRKARDRAHILEALAIALANIDPIIELIRRAATPAEAKAGLIASSWELGNVAAMLERAGGDAARPEWLEAEFGIRDGKYYLTEQQAQAILDLRLQKLTGLEHEKLLDEYKELLTVIAELIFILENPERLMEVIREELVAIKEQYNDVRRTEITANTSDINIEDLINQEDVVVTLSHQGYVKYQPLSDYEAQRRGGKGKSAARIKEEDFIDRLLVANTHDTILCFSSRGRLYWMKVYQLPEASRGARGRPIVNLLPLEPNERITAILPVREYEEGRHIFMATASGTVKKTALTEFSRPRSAGIIAVNLNEGDELIGVDLTDGTNEVMLFSALGKVVRFPESQVRSMGRTATGVRGINLNGDDRVISLIIPRGDGEILTVTENGYGKRTAVEEYPTKSRATQGVISIKVSERNGKVVGAVQVAPTDQIMMITDAGTLVRTRVSEVSVVGRNTQGVTLIRTAEDEHVVGLQRVAEPEEDDDILEGESLEGEEGSEEDAALNAPEDEDAADEAEDDDNNA
- the ubiG gene encoding bifunctional 2-polyprenyl-6-hydroxyphenol methylase/3-demethylubiquinol 3-O-methyltransferase UbiG produces the protein MRVDNTASHQNVDEQEIAKFEAVASRWWDLEGEFKPLHRINPLRLDYILQRAGGIFDKKVLDVGCGGGILAESMAREGAQVTGLDMGYEPLQVARLHALETGTKLDYVQETVESHAQKHPQYYDVVTCMEMLEHVPDPASVIRACAQLVKPDGHVFFSTINRNTKSWLMAVVGAEYVLKMVPKGTHDAKKFIRPSELIGWVDQTPLRERHIIGLHYNPITDHFKLGRNVDVNYMVHTQRDEA
- the nrdA gene encoding class 1a ribonucleoside-diphosphate reductase subunit alpha, with product MNQSLLVTKRDGSKERINLDKIHRVIDWAAEGLHNVSVSQVELRSHIQFYDGIKTADIHETIIKAAADLISRDAPDYQYLAARLAIFHLRKKAYGQFEPPKLFAHVTKMVEMGKYDKHLLEDYTAEEFEQMDTFIDHWRDMNFSYAAVKQLEGKYLVQNRVSDEIYESAQFLYILVSACLFSNYPRETRMDYIKRFYDAISTFKISLPTPIMSGVRTPTRQFSSCVLIECGDSLDSINATSSAIVKYVSQRAGIGINAGRIRALGSPIRGGEAFHTGCIPFYKHFQTAVKSCSQGGVRGGAATLFYPMWHLEVESLLVLKNNRGVEGNRVRHMDYGVQINKLMYQRLLKGEDITLFSPSDVPGLYDAFFADQDEFERLYTQYEQDDSIRKQRVKAVELFSLMMQERASTGRIYIQNVDHCNTHSPFDPKIAPVRQSNLCLEIALPTKPLNDINDENGEIALCTLSAFNLGAIDSLDDLEDLAVLAVRALDALLDYQDYPIAAAKRGAMGRRTLGIGVINFAYYLAKNGVRYSDGSANNLTHRTFEAIQYYLLKASNELAREQGACQWFNETTYSQGILPIDTYKKDLDTISDEPLHYDWETLRKDIQTHGLRNSTLSALMPSETSSQISNATNGIEPPRGYVSIKASKDGILRQVVPEYERLKEAYELLWDMPNNDGYLQLVGLMQKFVDQAISANTNYDPTRFPSGKVPMKQLLKDLLTTYKFGVKTLYYQNTRDGADDVQEDIQSQPGDDDCEGGACKI